CGTTTTCGAGCGACGCGGACGCCGGATCGTGTGAAGAAAACGCGTCAAAGCACGAGCCCGGAGCTTTGGTTCTGATTCAGTCAGAACCGAAAATGCGCGGGCAAAAGCAAAGGGCGCAAAAGCGAAGGGCGGGCCGCCTCACGCGTTGCCCGCCCTTTTCTCAAGATTGATGCGAAGCCTTAATCGTTGCCCGGATTGATATCCTCGCTCGGCGCCGGCTGCGCGGCCATCTCGGGACGCGGGCCGTGCGGCCGACGGCGGCGGCGCGGGAAGCGTTCGCCACGCTCGCTGCGTTCCCCGCCGCCATTGCCTTCATAGGTGCCGTTGGCCGGCGGCTGCGGGCTTCCGGTGATGAAGGAGGGCAAGCGATCGACGCCGCCGGCATCGGCCATCGCGGGTTGCGGCTGGCTCTGCGGCTGCGGCTGATATTCGCGCGGCTGCGGACGATGCTCGCGCGGCTGCTGCTGGTCGCGCTGGTAGGGCTGCTGCCCGTTGTCGCGCATATAGGGCTGCGGCTGCGGCACGAAGCCCGGCTCCTGACCAAAGCTCGAGTAGCCGTCGTCGTCGCCGTCCTCGGACAGCGTCACTTCGGCGTCGGGGCGCGGCTGCTGCTGGTTCTGCCGGAACTGCTCCTGAGCGGCCGCGATGATCCGGTAATAGTGCTCGGCATGTTGGTAGTAGTTTTCGGCGGCCACGGGGTCGCCGGAGGAGCGCGCGTCGCGGGCAAGTTGGACATATTTCTCGGCCACGTGGGAGGCCGTGCCGCGGATCTTGATGTCGGGTCCGTTCGATTCATACACCCGTGTCAGGGGATTCTGGCCGCGCCGGTTGTTGTTGTTGTTATTGTTATTGTTCCGGTTGCGCATCCGCTTGTTATTCTGACCGTTTCTCATCTGTCGCCTTTTATTCCAGCCCTGAAGTTATTGCCGTCCATTGCTACGTTCGATTCGGTGCGCGCTCACGCGCACGGAATCGCACTACCGTTCGAATTTGGCTTCGATTTGCCGACCATCGCGTTCAGCAAAGACGCGTTCCCCAACCGCCGACGACCTCGCCGGCGACCAAATCATTCCGCCCGTCGAGACAGGCGCAGTTCTCTTGCGTAAGTCTTCAAGCGCAATAACAGGCTTTCGTTCGCTTGGCGGTCGAGAGCAGCACGGCTCAGGCTCTTGCGCTCTATGTGACCTGCGTTCTTGGAACCTTTCAATCGGCGGGTTCCCGTCGAGAACCCTGGTCATCACCCGTAGGCTACGGGGCCAGCACCGATGTTGTGCCCGGAACGTAGTCGTTCCCGGGGGATATTCCAAGAGGTTTTTTGCGTTCAAATAGGACTTTATCGGGGCAGTCGCCGGGCCGAAACCGCCCGTGGGATGCCCCCGAGATCGGCCCTGGGCGGTCCCGTTGGGGATAATCCCGATGCCGTCATCAGGGCTTCAATGTCGTCGCTCTCGCCGAGACCGACTTCCACAACCAGAAGGCCACGTGACGTCAAAAGACCCGTAGATTGCGCAATCAGCGCGCGGTAGGCGTCGAGCCCGTCCGTGCCGCCATCAAGCGCCGCACGCGGATCATGGTCACGCACTTCGGCGGCGAGACCTTCAATGTCGGTTGTGCGGATATAGGGCGGGTTGGACACGATCAAATCGAACGCGCCTGTGAGCCCACTGCCGTAGTCACACATAATCCATGTTGCGCGATCCGCAAGTCCGAGCTCCGCGGCGTTCCGGCTCGCCGTCTGCAGCGCCTCCGTCGAGATATCGGTTCCGAAGCCGCGCGCATGCGGCAGTTCCGAGAGCAGCGCCAGCAGGATCGCGCCGGAGCCCGTGCCAAGATCGGCGATCCGCAGCGCGCGATCGGTCGCGCCGTCGGCGCGCAACAGCTCCAGCGCGCGCTCGACCACCGTTTCGGTGTCGGGCCGCGGCACCAGCGTGGCAGCCGAGAGCTTGAGCGGCAGTCCCCAAAACTCCTTCATGCCGAGAATGCGGGCAACCGGTTCGCCGGCGAGGCGGCGTTGCGCGAAGGCTTCGAGGCGATCCGATTCGTCCGGCGTGATCACGCGGCCTGCCGCCGTGATGATGCCGGTCAGATCGAGGCCGAGCGCGGCGCCGACCAGGAGCCGTGCATCGAGCTCAGCGGAGCCGTTGCCGGCGGCCTTGAGGCGCGCGGAGAGCGCGCGCCTGATGGTCTCGACGGTCTGGCTGCCATTGTCAGCGGGTTCGCTCATCGCGCGTTGTTAGCCGATGGTCGACGCGGCGTCGATATCACTTGCGCCGTGCGCGCCGGCCGCGCACGGTTGACGGCTGAACGACTCGATCCGGAAGCGACGACCATGACGTCTTATGACGACCAGAACATCTTCGCCAAGATCCTGCGCGGCGAGATCCCGAGCTTCAAGGTCTACGAAAACGACCGGACCTTCGCCTTCCTCGACATCATGCCGCGCTCGCCGGGGCATACCCTGGTGATTCCGAAAGCACGAGCGCGCGGAATCCTCGATATCGCGGAAGATGACCTTGCGGAGGTCGCCCGGTCGGCGAAACGCGTCGCCATCGCCGCGATGAAAGCCTTCCACGCGGACGGCATCATCATCCAGCAATTCAGCGAACCCGCCAGCGGCCAGGTGGTCCTTCACCTGCACATGCATGTGATGCCGGTCAAAGACGGCGTGGCGCTGCTGCCGCCCCAGACCCGCAAGGAAGACATGGATGTGCTTGCCGATCATGCCAGGCGGATGATCGCCGCGCTCGGAAACTGAGCTGGACTCTGGCCTAGACCCCGAGATAGCGCTGCAGCACGTCGGGCTGCGCCTTGATCTCCTCCGCAGGTCCCTCATGGACGATATGTCCATTGTTGATGATGTAGATGCGCTCCGCGAGCGCTAGTGTGGCGGCCAGGTTCTGCTCCACCAGCACGATGGTCTGTCCGGCCTCGGCAAGCTCGCGGCATGCCTTCATCAGGTCGCGCACGATGACCGGCGCCAGCCCCTCGAACGGCTCGTCGAGCAGGATGATCTTCGGGTCGCGCACCAGCGCGCGGGCAATCGCCAGCATCTGCTGTTCGCCGCCCGACAGGTCGGTGCCGCGATTGCCCCGGCGCTCCCTGAGCCGCGGAAACATCTCGTAGATGCGGTCGAGCGGCCAGCGCTGCGAGGCGGTCAGCCCGGCGATGACGAGATTCTCCTCGACGCTGAGGCTGCCGAAGATGCGGCGTTCCTCATGGACCAGCTGCATGCCGGCCTGCGCGATCCTGTGGCTCTTCCTGCCGGCGACCTCGGCGCCGTCGAACATCACCGAACCGCTGCGCGGCGTCACCACGCCCATCAAGCTCTTCAGCGTCGTGCTCTTGCCGGCGCCGTTGCGGCCGAGCAGCGCCACCACCTCGTTGCGCTCGACGCGCAGCGAGACGTCGAACAGGATATGGGAATCCCCGTAATAGCTGTTCAGTCCGTTGACCTCGAGCAGGCTCATGCGGCGAGCTCTCCATGCACGCCGCCGAGATAGGCCTCCTGGACGGTCGAGTTGTTCTTGATCTCTTCGGGCGTTCCTTCGACCAGGACGCGGCCTTCCTGCAGCACGGTCACGCGCTCGGCGAGCTCGAACAGCGCGTCCATGTCGTGGTCGATGATGATCATCGTCCGGCCCCGGCTGATCGACTTCAGCAGCTTGACGGTCTCGACGCGCTCGCGCGGGCTCATGCCGGCCAGCGGTTCGTCGAGCAGCAGCAGGCTCGGCGACGTCGCGAGCGCCAGTCCGATCTCGAGCCGGCGCTTTTCGCCATAAGCGAGCTCGGACACCGGCGTGTCTGGCCTCGCCGCGAGATTGACTAGCTCGAGCGTGTGCTGCACCTGCTCGGACAGGCCGGGAATGCTGTCGATGCTGCGGAACAGATCGAGCCGGAACTTGCCGCGAAGCGCCGACAGGGCCGCGATCACCAGGTTCTCGCGGACGGTCAGTCCGGCGAATAGCTGGTTGACCTGGTAGCTCTTGGTCAGCCCGAGCTGACAGACATCCGTGACGTTCATTCCGGTGATGTCGCGGCCCTCGAACATGATGGTGCCCGAGGTCGGATGAACCTCGCAGGTCAGCATCTTGAAGAAGGTCGACTTGCCAGCGCCGTTCGGGCCGATGATGCCGCGCAGCTCGCCATGGTTGACCGTGAAATCGATATTGCTGTTGGCGACCAGTCCGCCGTAGCGCTTGGTCAGGCCCTTGGCCTGCAGGATCGGGCCGGACGGATCGGCGGCGGCGCGGTGTCGCGCCGGCATCGGTGCGGCTGCGATCTGCCGGGCGGGGCTGGCTTCGGCGGTCACCGCGCTGTCCAGCGGCGCGCTCTCGTCCGGCGCCTTGCCGCGCCGTCCGGTCAGGAGCCCGTAGAGATCCACGAGGCCGCCGACGATGCCGCGGCGCAGGAAGCACACCAGCAGCACGAAGACGATACCGAGCACGAGCTTCCAGGCGGCGCCCAGCCCGAGCGTGGCCTGCAGGAAATCCTGCAGCGACAGCCAGACGGCGGCGCCGACCAGCGGCCCAAACAGGGTGCCGCGACCGCCAATCGCCGTCTGCATCACGAGCTGCCCTGAGGTGTCGAAGGTGAAGGCGTCGGGCGGCATGAAGGCCTGCAGCACGCCCAACAGGCCGCCGGCAAATCCTGCATAGGCGGCGGCGATCACGAAGGCGGTCAGCTTGTAGCCGTGGATGTTGTGGCCGACCGCCGTCGCCCGCAGCGGGTTGTCGCGGATGGCGTTGAAGATGGCGCCGACCGGCGAGCGGACGATGCGCAGTGCAATCGCGACGCCGATGAAGTAGCACAGCGCCAGGAACTGGTAGAGCGACCAGCCGGTGGTGAAATGCAGCGTGGTGAAGCCGAGATTGAAGCTCGGGGTCGGCACGCCCGGCAGCCCGTTTTCGCCGCCGGTGAAGTCCGACAGCGGATTGAACTCGACGAAGAAGAACACCTCCGCGATCGCGACCGTGATCATGGCGAAGTAGATGCCGGTCCGGCGCAACGCGATCAGGCCGATCAGATAGCCGGTGGCGGCGGCCGCGATCATGCCGATGATGAGCGCAAGCACGACATTCGGGAAGCCGGCCTGGGTCAACAGATACGCCGCGACGAAGCCGCCGGTTCCGTAGAACGCGGATTGGCCGAACGACAACAGGCCGGTGAAGCCGAACAGGATATCGAAGCCGAGGCCGAACAGGCCCCAGACCAGGATCCGGTTCACCGTGTTCGGCGCAAATCCGAGCAGCGGCAGCACGAAAGGCGCGGCGATCAGGCCTATGGCCGTCAGGGTCTCGATCAGAAAGGGGCGCTGTTTCAGCATTGTTGATCCGTCGTCATTCGCGGCCCTGCGTGCCGAGCAGGCCGTGCGGTCGCAGCACGAGCACGAGCGTCATCGCCGCGAACAGCATGACATAGGCGTAGCCTGGGTTGAACATCGAGGTGATGCTGATGATCTCGCCGGCGATCAGGCCGCCGAGGATCGCGCCGGGAAACGAGCCGACGCCGCCGATCACCACCACCACGAAGGTCTCGACCAGGATGTCGTCGCCGACGCCCGGCGTGAGCGAGACCACCGGCGCATTGATGATGCCGGCAAAGCCCGCGGCCATCGCGCCGATGCCGAACACGATCATGAAGACGCGGTAGACGTTGATGCCGAGCGAATCGACCATTACCGAATCCTCGATGCCGGCGCGCACGATCATCCCAAGCCGCGTGCGGTAGAGGACCAGGAACAGCGCGCCGAGCGCGACCGCGACGATGCCGACGACCGCGAGGCGATAGGTCGGATAGAACAGGAAGCCGAGCGAGGTGATGCCCTGCAGCGTCGCCGGCGGCGGCACGACCTGCGACTGGCTGCTGAAGATCAGCCGCACGATCTCGACGAAGCAGATGCCGAGCCCGAACGTGACCAGGAGCTGGTCCTCATGCGGACGGTGATAGAAGTGGCGGATGATGACGCGCTCCATCACTACGCCGAGGACCATCACGAACAGCGATCCCGCGATGACCGCGAGGATGAACGAGCCCGTGTAGGTGTAGGCGACGTATCCGGCATAGCCGCCGATCATGAACATCGCGCCGTGCGCGAGATTGAGCACCCCGAGGGTGCCGTAGATGATGGTCAATCCGGAGCTGATCAGTGCCAGCAGCGCGCCGAGCGCGAGGCCGTTGAACAGTTGCGAGACGAAATTCGGCCAGTTGATCATGGCGACACTTCACATGGCTGCTCAACGAATGTGTGCCGTCGCAAGCGTTCCGACACAAAACAACGCCGCGGGCGAGTAACTCCGCCCACGGCGCCTAAGTTCCCACGCTTAATCAGGTGTAGTCGCCGAGATGGCAGCCGAATGCGTCCGGCTTCTGCATCAACCCCTCGCCGGGTACGATCTCGATGACCTCGTAATAGTCCTCCTTGTTCTTCATGTCCTTTTCCATCTTGCCCCGGACGATGATGACCGGGCGGACGCACTGGTGATCTTCCGCGCGATAATGGACATCGCCGACCAGCGACGGGAGGGTCTCGCCCTTCTCATAGGTCTTGATCACGTCGGGCGGATAGAAGCTGCCGGCCTCCTCGACCATGCGGGCCCAGTGCGCGAAGCTGACATAGGCGTTCTCCGCGCCCCACTCCGGCTTGTAGCCGTACTTCTTGTCGAACGCATCGTTGAACATCTTGGCCAGCGGATACTTGTCCTCGATCGTCCACCAGTAGTCGGTCGCGGCATAGACGCCCTGCATCAGGCCGCCGGTCTCGCGGGCGATGAACGGCACCTGGTAGGGCACCACGAGCTTCATCTTGTCGAGCACGCCGAACTGCTTGGCCTGCTGCGTCGACAGCACGGCGTCATGGCCCCAGTTGACGTTGATCAGCACGTCCGCGCCGGAGTTCGCGACGTTGAGCAGATATGACGAGTAGTCGGGCGCGCCGAGCGGCGACACCTGGTTGGTGCTGGTGGTCCAGCCCGCTTGGGCGAGGTAGTCCTGCATCGATTTGGTGACGGTGTGGCCGTAGGTGTAGTCCGGCGTCAGGTAGGCGGCCTTCTTGTTCTTGCCGAACTGCTTGATCAGCACCGGCGCGATCGCCGCCGCCGCGGTCTGACCGAAGAAATCCTGGCGGAAGCCGTAGCGCACGCAATCCTTGCCGGTGGTGTCGTTCGAGCCCGAGATGCCGCAGACGAAGATTACCTTCTCGCGCTGCGCCAGCTTGTTGAGCGCCACCGCAACAGCGCTGGAGGTGCCGCCGGTGATCATCACGGCCTTGTTCTCGGTGATGAAGCGCTGCTGCGCCTGCACGGCTTCGTTCGGCTTCGCTGCGGAGTCCGCGACGCCGTACTTCAATTCCTTGCCGAGCACGCCCTTGGTGGTCTTCGGCGAGATCTTCTTGATCAGCTCGTGCCCGCTGTTGATGTGCTCGATCGCGAGCTCATAGCCCTTGAGCTCGTCCTCGCCCTGTACTGCATAGGTGCCGGTGCGCGGCACCGAGATTCCGATGAAGACCGAAGAACCGGATGAGCCGGCGGGATAGGTCCCGATCGCCGGATGATCCGCGGCCAATGCCGGTGCGGTAACAGAAGCCGGAAGCACCGTGCCGCCGATCAAGCCCGCGCCGGCCTGCAGCAGGGTACGACGCGAAACGTTCAATCCTCCGCCCGGCCGAAACTCCTTGGTGCTCATCGCTCAATATCCTCCAAACACATGATTATTGGCGCGCATGATCCCGTCGCCGGATCGGTCGACCCACGGCAAAATGCGCCGGCTGCAATGGAGCAGCCCGTTTAGCCTAGCATTGTCCTCCCGCACATTTAGTCAATGTCACTTTCGTCGAACTATATCGGTCAACGATATATCGATGATTTACCAATCAGCTGCCGGTCCTGTAATGAGGAGACATGATCGAAGAAACGTCAGAACGGAAGGAAGGTCCCGGAGGCGGCGTCGCTGCGGACCACGGCACCGCGGAGCCCTGCGGCTTGAGCGTTCGCGCGATGAACGTGCTGAAGGAACTGGCGGTCGAGCTCAGAGGCGAGGTGCCGCCGAAGACGGGATGGTCGCCGTCGGACGATCTGCTCCGCGAGCTGACGGCCCGGCATCTTGCGACCGCGCGCAATTGCGGGCCGCAAACGACGCGCGAGATCGTGGATTGGGCGCAGGCGCGCGGGATCTCGATTCCGTCGCCGCACCACACCGGCAAATCGCTGTCGGTGGTGTGGGGCGACCTGATCGAGCGTGCGTCGGCCGGACGTCTCACCAGGAGCGAAATCACCGAAGCGCTGGAGAAATCGATCCGCCGCAGGAGCCCACGCATTCCCGTCGCCTTCCAGATCGTGCTGCTGAAGATCCTGAGTTCGAGCTACGATCAGTGGCCGCAGCCTTGATGGCGTGCGGAGCGGGCCGAGCTGACGGCTAGAGCATTTTCGGTTCTGATTGAATCAGAACCGAAGCTCTAGATTTTTGTTTTGACGTGCTTTCTTCACACGAACCAATGTCCACTTCGCTCGAAAACGCTCTAAGTCGTTGAAAACGTGAGCTGCGACAGTGGGCGGGATGGTCTGTTCCGCTTCGTCTTGCTAGCGTCATCCTGTTACCGCCAATCGGCAGGCAGCCAGGACAGGGATGACATGCCTCCATCGAAGCACCGACAAGCGCCAGCCGGAACCACGACGCGCAGTGCTGCGGCCGGGGCGGTCGATTATGAGGCGCTGGCGCGTTTCCGATACCGGCTGCGGTCGTTCCTCGCATTCAGCGAGAATGCGGCGCGGAAGGCCGGACTGACGCCGCAGCAGCATCAGGCGTTGCTCGGCATCAAGGGGTTTGTCCATCCCGGTCCCGCGACCGTCGGCGATATCGCGCGGTTCCTGTTGATCCGGCACCACTCCGCCGTCGAGCTGATGAATCGCATGGCGAAGCTCGGGCTGATCAGCCGCGTTTCCGACCCCACGGATGCCAGGCGCGTTCAGCTCAAGCTGACCAAGAAGGGGGAGCAGAAGCTGCAGGCGCTCTCCAAGAGGAATGTCGAGGAGCTTCGGCGTGCCGCGAGTCCGGCGTTGCATCGCTTGCTGAAGTCGTCTCCGCCGCCCGGCGAGCCGTGAACGGCGCTGCCCTCGGCCGATCCGGAGGTGCCCGTTACGCCGCCGCGCCCTGCGCTGCGAGTTGTGCGGCCTGATGCTCCGTCGTCAGCGCGTCGATCAGTTCGCCGAGTGCTTCGCCCGAGATGACCTGCGGCAGCTTGTAGAGCGTCAGATTGATGCGGTGATCGGTGACGCGTCCTTGCGGGAAGTTGTAGGTGCGGATGCGCTCAGAGCGGTCGCCGGAGCCCACCTTCTCCTTGCGGTCGGCCGAGCGCGCGGCTTCGACCCGCTGGCGCTCGGCATCATAGATGCGCGAGCGCAGGATGTTCATCGCCGATGCGCGGTTCTTGTGCTGCGAGCGGCTGTCCTGCATCATCACCACGATCCCGGTCGGGATGTGGGTGATGCGGATCGCCGATTCGGTCTTGTTGACGTGCTGGCCGCCTGCGCCCTGCGCGCGCATGGTCTCGATCCGCAAGTCCTCGTTCTTGATGTCGACGTCGACGTCCTCGACCTCCGGCAGCACGGCGACCGTCGCGGCGGAGGTATGGATGCGGCCCTGCGTCTCGGTGTCGGGCACGCGCTGCACGCGATGCACGCCGGACTCGAATTTCAGCTTCGCGAATGCGCCGCGGCCCTGCACCTCGGCGATGATTTCCTTGTAGCCGCCGACGGTGCCTTCGCTCGCCGAGATCACCTCGACCTTCCAGCCCTGCAGGTTGGCGAAGCGCTCATACATCCGGAACAGGTCGCCTGCGAACAGCGAGGCCTCGTCGCCGCCGGTGCCGGCGCGGATTTCCAGCATCACGTTGCGGTCGTCCATGGCGTCCTTGGGCAACAGCGCGATGCGGATCTTCTGCTCGAGCTCGCCGATGCGTACTTGCAGCGTTTCCAGCTCGGCTTCCGCCATGCTGCGCATCTCGGGATCGGTCGTGGCATCCGCCAGCAGCGCCTCGGCGCCGGCAAGCTCTGATCGCGCGGTGCGATAGGCCTTGACCGCATCGATCAGCGGATTGAGCTCGGACAATTCGCGCGTGATAGCAACATAACGCTCGGAATTCACCTGGCCCAGCAGTTCGGCCTCGAGCGAAGCGTGGTGGGCGAGCAGGATATCGAGTTTGGCTTCGGGTAACATGGGCGATTCTCGGAAATTGCGGACGGCGGAAGCGGGCTGAGGCGACGGGAGCGTCGCTACAAGGTCAGCCCCTCGGCCTCGGCAAACTTCGTCAGCGCCTCGCGGATCGATACGCTGCCGGACGGCGCATCGAGCAGCGGATTGATCATCGCCTCGGCCTTTTTGGCGTCGAGGTCGAGGATCATTGCCTTCACCGGGCCATGCGCGGTTGCCGACAGCGACAGCGAGCGGTAGCCGAGCGCGATCAGGGCCAGCGCGCCGATCGGCTTCGACGCCATCTCGCCGCACAGCGAGGCGGCTTTCTTCGCAGCCTTGGCCTTGCGGACGATGTCGCGCAGCGCGCGCAGGATCGGCGCAGACAGGATGTCGAAGCGCTCCGAGACCTTGGCGTTGCCGCGGTCGACCGCGAACAGGAACTGGAACAGGTCGTTCGAACCGACCGAGACGAAATCGACCCGCTTGAGCAGCTCGTCGAGCTGATAGAGCAGGGCCGGCACCTCCACCATTGTGCCGACATCGACGCGCTCAGGCAACGAATGGCCGTGCTGGCGCAGATAGGTCAGCTCGCGCTCGACGATTGCCTTGGCCTGGTCGAATTCGACGACATCGGAGATCATCGGGAACATGATCTTCAGCGCGCGGCCGCCGCCCGCGCGCAGCAGCGCGCGAATCTGACCGCGCAGCAGGCCGGGGCGGTCGAGGCCGAGCCGGATCGCGCGCCAGCCAAGCGCGGGATTTTCCTCGATCACCGTCTCCATGTAGGGCAGCGCCTTGTCGCCGCCAATGTCGAGCGTGCGGAAGGTGACGGGCTTCGCGCCCGCGGCGTCGAGCACGGTGCGGTAGAGCGCGAGCTGGTCGGTCGAGCGCGGCAGGGTCGGGCTCACCATGAACTGCAATTCGGTGCGGAACAGCCCGATGCCGGCGCTGCCGGTGTCGTCGATATGCGGCAGGTCGATGGTCAGGCCGGCATTGATCAGGAGCTCGATTCGCTGCCCGTCCTTGGTCACGCAGGGTTTGTCGCGCAACGCGGAATACTGCGCCTGCCGCCGCGCACGGAAACGCACGCGTTCGGCGTAAGCGGATTCGATCTCGGTCGAGGGACGCACATAGATCTCGCCCGAGATACCGTCGACGATAATGGCATCGCCCGGATCGGCGATGCCGGGCGCGTTCGGCACCTCGCCGACCGCGGGGATGCCGAGCGCGCGCGCCACGATCGAGACGTGGGAGTTCGCGGTGCCTTCCTCGAGCACGAGGCCGCGCAGCCGCTTGCGGTCATAATCGAGCAGCGCCGCGGGGCCCATTGCGCGCGCGATCAGGATGGCGTTGTCGGGCAACTGTTCGCGCGACGGCGCGTGATCCTGCCCAACCAGCTGGCGCATCAGGCGATGGCCGAGGTCCTCAAGGTCGTGCAGGCGGTCGCGCAGATAGGGGTCGGTCGAGCGCAGCATGCGCGCGCGGGTGTCGGACTGCACGCGTTCGACGGCGGCCTCCGCGGTCAGGCCGGTGGCCACCGCTTCATGCAGCTTGTGCGACCAGCCCTGGTCGTTGGCGAACATGCGGTAGGCTTCCAGCACCTCGCGATGCTCGCCGCCCTCGGCGACATCGCCGCGCTCGAGCAAGTGGTCGAGGTCGGAGCGCAGCTTGAGCAGCGCCGCGTCGAGCCGCTTGATCTCCTTCGGCAGGTCCTCGGCAATGTAATTGGTGATGACGACGCGCGGCTCGTGCAGCACGACATGGCCGAGCGCGATGCCGTCCGAGAGGACCGCGCCGGTCTTGTGCAGCGAGTGCCGCGCCGCCGGTTCCAGCCCGGGCTGTGCAAGCGAGGCGAGCTCGCCGGAGGCGATCATCTCCGCCAGCACCATGGCGGTGGTCTGCAGCGCCTCGACCTCTTCCTCGACATAGGTGCGCTTGGCGCGGTTCTGCACCACCAGCACGCCGAGCGTGTTGCCGGCGCGCAGGATCGGCACGCCGAGGAACGAGTGGTAGATCTCTTCGCCGGTCTCCGGGCGGTAGGAGAAGGCCGGATGGCTCTGCGCGTCGGAGAGATTCAGCGGCGTCGCCTCGCTGGCGACGAGGCCGACCAGACCCTCATGCGCGCTGAGCACGGTGCGGTGCACAGCGTCGCGATTCAGGCCTTCGGTGGCATAGAGTTCGAGCGTGTTGTCGACACGCAGCACGTAGCAGGAGCAGACCTCGGCCACCATGTTGGCCGCGATCAGCACCACGATCTTGTCGAGGCGTTCCTGTGCGGAGACTTGCTCCGCCATGGTTTCGCGGAGCCGTCTCAACAGGACGCGGGGGCCTCCCGACGCGCTCCGCATATGCTTCAATTCCTCCCACGAGGCCAGCGAGCGGGATCGTCAGCCGCTGGCGCAAAATTCGCCAAAAACAACAATTTTAGTCATTCGGCGTCGCCGCAAGTGCCGGTCCCGCCGAATCGGGATAGCCAAAACTGTGGCACAGTTTGGGGCAGCCCACCTGATTGGCCGTATAGCCAATCGAGGCTTGCTTTGCCAAGCAAAACGCCTGCCAGTAGCAAATAACGTCTGCGTCAGGCCAATGCTGCGCCCGCTAAGAGAAATTCTAACTCCGGGGCGCGGTTGCTGGAGTGCGGCTGTTCCGACCGCGGCCCAGCCCTCTCGTCATGTCGGGGCACTGCCCTTGGCGCGAGCCCTGAATCCATCAGATCGCGCATACCGTACTGATCTGGATTCCGGGCTCCCGCGGAGCCTGTCATCGGGCGCGTATTCGCGCGACCCGTTGGCGAGCCTCGGAATGACGAATCAGAGACCGCCGACGGTGGACCGCCGGTGGATGCCTACGCCTGATCGAGCCCGTACAGCGTGTGCAGGGTGCGCACCGCGAGCTCGGTGTAGGCGGCGTCGATCAGCACCGAGAACTTGATCTCGGATGTGGTGATGGCGCGGATGTTGATGTTGCGATCGGCGAGCGCCTTGAAGGCCTTGGCGGCGACACCGGCATGGCTGCGCATGCCGCTGCCGATTACCGAGACCTTGGCGACGTCGGTCGCGGTGTCGAGCCGCGCGTAGCCGATCTTCGCCTTTGCGGACGCGATCGTATCCTTCGCGCGGTTGTAGTCGGCGGCCGGAACGGTGAAAGTGAGGTCGGT
The DNA window shown above is from Bradyrhizobium sp. ISRA464 and carries:
- a CDS encoding MarR family transcriptional regulator, with translation MPPSKHRQAPAGTTTRSAAAGAVDYEALARFRYRLRSFLAFSENAARKAGLTPQQHQALLGIKGFVHPGPATVGDIARFLLIRHHSAVELMNRMAKLGLISRVSDPTDARRVQLKLTKKGEQKLQALSKRNVEELRRAASPALHRLLKSSPPPGEP
- the prfA gene encoding peptide chain release factor 1, translated to MLPEAKLDILLAHHASLEAELLGQVNSERYVAITRELSELNPLIDAVKAYRTARSELAGAEALLADATTDPEMRSMAEAELETLQVRIGELEQKIRIALLPKDAMDDRNVMLEIRAGTGGDEASLFAGDLFRMYERFANLQGWKVEVISASEGTVGGYKEIIAEVQGRGAFAKLKFESGVHRVQRVPDTETQGRIHTSAATVAVLPEVEDVDVDIKNEDLRIETMRAQGAGGQHVNKTESAIRITHIPTGIVVMMQDSRSQHKNRASAMNILRSRIYDAERQRVEAARSADRKEKVGSGDRSERIRTYNFPQGRVTDHRINLTLYKLPQVISGEALGELIDALTTEHQAAQLAAQGAAA
- the ptsP gene encoding phosphoenolpyruvate--protein phosphotransferase; this encodes MRSASGGPRVLLRRLRETMAEQVSAQERLDKIVVLIAANMVAEVCSCYVLRVDNTLELYATEGLNRDAVHRTVLSAHEGLVGLVASEATPLNLSDAQSHPAFSYRPETGEEIYHSFLGVPILRAGNTLGVLVVQNRAKRTYVEEEVEALQTTAMVLAEMIASGELASLAQPGLEPAARHSLHKTGAVLSDGIALGHVVLHEPRVVITNYIAEDLPKEIKRLDAALLKLRSDLDHLLERGDVAEGGEHREVLEAYRMFANDQGWSHKLHEAVATGLTAEAAVERVQSDTRARMLRSTDPYLRDRLHDLEDLGHRLMRQLVGQDHAPSREQLPDNAILIARAMGPAALLDYDRKRLRGLVLEEGTANSHVSIVARALGIPAVGEVPNAPGIADPGDAIIVDGISGEIYVRPSTEIESAYAERVRFRARRQAQYSALRDKPCVTKDGQRIELLINAGLTIDLPHIDDTGSAGIGLFRTELQFMVSPTLPRSTDQLALYRTVLDAAGAKPVTFRTLDIGGDKALPYMETVIEENPALGWRAIRLGLDRPGLLRGQIRALLRAGGGRALKIMFPMISDVVEFDQAKAIVERELTYLRQHGHSLPERVDVGTMVEVPALLYQLDELLKRVDFVSVGSNDLFQFLFAVDRGNAKVSERFDILSAPILRALRDIVRKAKAAKKAASLCGEMASKPIGALALIALGYRSLSLSATAHGPVKAMILDLDAKKAEAMINPLLDAPSGSVSIREALTKFAEAEGLTL